The genomic interval CCGACAGCCGCTATCTCACCGGCGCGGACTTCGACATCGAATCGATCCAGCCGGTCGCGGACGGCTTCTGGATCGGCGACGAACTCGGCCCCTATCTGCTGAAGTTCAATACGGCCGGCGAACTCCAGGCCGTCATTGAAACGCTGGCCGACGGCGAGCCGGTGATGTCGCCCGACAACGTCTCGCTGTCGCTGCCGAACCCGGGCGGCGAAATGCCGGCCTACAACCTGCCGCGCTCCGGCGGTTTCGAGGGCATGGCGATCTCGCCGGATGGCGCGCATCTTTACGCCATGCTGGAAAAGCCGATCGTCGTTGACGGCAAGCCGGAAATGGCTGATGGCAAGCAGGCGCTGCGCGTGCTGGAATTCGACACCGCCGCCGAGCAATGGACCGGCCGCTACTGGCTCTATCCGTTCGCCGATGGCGGCACCAATATCGGCGATTTCAACATGATCGACGCCACCACCGGTCTCGTCATCGAACGCGATGGCGGCGAAGGCGACCCTTCAATGGCCTGCGCCTTCGACACGGCCACCGGCTGCTTCGAGAAGCCCGCCATGCTGAAGCGCATCTACAAGATCGAGATGAATGACGACAACGTCAACGCCGCCGCCCGCAAGATCGGCTATATCGATCTGATGAATATCGCGGACCCGAATGGCGTTGCCCGTCAGGGCGGCAAGGACGGCGTCTACACCATGCCGTTCGTGACGATCGAGGATGTGGACGTGATTGACGACAGCCACATCATCGTCGGCAACGACAACAACCTGCCGTTCTCGGCCGGCCGCAGCCTGAATGCCGCCGACGACAACGAATTCGTCATCCTCGAAGTCGCCGACTTCCTGAACGCGAAGTAAGCTTCTGACGCCCGGCTGCCATGGCGGTCGGGCGTCTCCTCACGGGTGCATCTTCGCGCCCTTTGTGATCTTGTCGGCGATCTTCTTTTCCGCCCGAAAGGCGATGCCGACCACCTTGGCGTCCTCCGGCGAAAATTCGGCGAAGACGGCGCGATTGGCGGCGTCATGGCCCGTCGAAAACATCTCCTCGATATAGAGCGCCGCCGGCACGCCGCGTTCCAGCGCACGGGTCTGCACCTTCTTCAGCGTGTCGCCATCGCCGCACAGCACAATGATCGGCTGGGCAGAGATCGGGTGATAGACATTCCCCGCGCCGTCCCTGTAGTCTTCCCCCAACACGCCCTCTGCCGCGCCGGCGACGCCGGTCGCGAGAAAGGCGGTGACGTTGAGCTTCTGCCATTGCGCAAGATCCTCGCGCACGACGATGACGAATTTGGTGTCGAACATGAATGCGAACTCCGGGAAGGGATTTGAACGGTCGGGCGCCATCCTAGCGAAAGCGAAGGGCGGCGATCTTGAACGTTCGTGCAGGCGTGACGCGATCTTCGCCGCGCCTGCCGAGGATGGCATCGAGCGGCTGGAGGCGCGGTTTTCCGGCAACGGCTTTGCGCCGCACCGCCACGACACCTATGCGCTGGGGCTGACCATGGCCGGCGTCCAGACCTTTTCCTATCGCGGCGCGGCGCGCTTTTCGACGCCCGGCCGGCTGATCATCCTGCATCCAGATGAGCTGCATGACGGCGGCGCCGGCGGCGAGGACGGGCTCACCTACCGGATGATCTACCTGCCGCCGGAAAAGATCATGGCCGCCTTGGAAGGGCTCGCGACCGCCCTCCCCTTTGTCCGCGATCCCGTGGCCGATGACGGCCAGATGAGGGCAAGCCTGATCGAGGCGCTCGACGAACTCGACGGCGAAATGGGCGAATTGAAGCGCGACGGCCTG from Martelella mediterranea DSM 17316 carries:
- a CDS encoding esterase-like activity of phytase family protein — translated: MKTLFLVAAATLMAGTALADDTQFQATLTSHAILPANTIIAVPADAPVYIQTSAKFLKPGQPRVAEIGSVPGMSAKRETGLATPFDGQPMQGFSGIKAMGDGTFWSLSDNGFGSKANSSDAALMIHHIAFDWDAGTVDRKETIFLSDPNMVAPFPIVLEGSDSRYLTGADFDIESIQPVADGFWIGDELGPYLLKFNTAGELQAVIETLADGEPVMSPDNVSLSLPNPGGEMPAYNLPRSGGFEGMAISPDGAHLYAMLEKPIVVDGKPEMADGKQALRVLEFDTAAEQWTGRYWLYPFADGGTNIGDFNMIDATTGLVIERDGGEGDPSMACAFDTATGCFEKPAMLKRIYKIEMNDDNVNAAARKIGYIDLMNIADPNGVARQGGKDGVYTMPFVTIEDVDVIDDSHIIVGNDNNLPFSAGRSLNAADDNEFVILEVADFLNAK
- a CDS encoding DUF2000 family protein; the encoded protein is MFDTKFVIVVREDLAQWQKLNVTAFLATGVAGAAEGVLGEDYRDGAGNVYHPISAQPIIVLCGDGDTLKKVQTRALERGVPAALYIEEMFSTGHDAANRAVFAEFSPEDAKVVGIAFRAEKKIADKITKGAKMHP
- a CDS encoding AraC family transcriptional regulator, which codes for MNANSGKGFERSGAILAKAKGGDLERSCRRDAIFAAPAEDGIERLEARFSGNGFAPHRHDTYALGLTMAGVQTFSYRGAARFSTPGRLIILHPDELHDGGAGGEDGLTYRMIYLPPEKIMAALEGLATALPFVRDPVADDGQMRASLIEALDELDGEMGELKRDGLIAEIAHHLLRLGDARGRAAKSIDRRALALCRDFLSECAEEAINSQRLEEIAGLDRFTLARQFRTLYGTSPHRYLVQRRLSRARAMIIAGAPLAEAATASGFADQSHMTRHFAKTYGMPPGRFRALTLAAHAEEEKHPASPRHCRGLRR